CCCGCGGCGAACGCCTCGCGCTGCTTGACGGCGATCGCCCGCAGCAGGCCCTCGTGGTAGGCGTGCGACACCAGCGGCGCCATGCCGTGGTAGCGCAGGCCGCCCGCGTGCACCGGGTCCGGCACGAAGTCGGCGCCGAGGGTGTACATCTTCAGCAGCGGCGTCATCTGCGAGCTGTCGCCGAAGTCGTAGCGGTACTCGCCCTCGGTCAGCGAGGGGGCGGCCGCGGGCTCGCACGCCACCACGTCCACGTTCATCCGGCCCTCGATGTTCTCCCGCAGGAACGGGAAGCTGATGCCGGCCAGGTTCGAGCCGCCGCCCGCGCACGCGAACAGGAAGTCGGGCGCCTCCTCGCCGAACTTCGCGAGCTGCTTGATCGCCTCCTGCCCGATGACGCTCTGGTGCAGCGTCACGTGGTTGAGCACCGAGCCGAGCGCGTAGGAGGCGCCGGGGTCGGACGCCGCGACCTCGATCGCCTCCGAGATCGCCATGCCGAGGCTGCCCGGGGTGTCGGGGAACCGCTCGCGGAGCGCGCGGCCGGCCTGGGTGGCGTCGGACGGGGACGCCGTGACGGAGGCGCCGTAGGTCTCCATCAGGATGCGGCGGTACGGCTTGGAGTCGAAGGTGCTGCGGACCTGCCACACCTCGCACGACTGGCCGAAGATCTGCGTGGCGAACGCGAGCGCCGAGCCCCACTGTCCGGCGCCGGTCTCGGTGGTGAGGCGCATGCGCCCGGCCTCGCGGTTGTAGAAGGCCTGCGGCACGGCGGAGTTGGTCTTGTGCGACCCGACCGGGGACTCGCCCTCGTACTTGTAGTAGATGCGGGCCGTCGTGCCCAGCGCCTGCTCCAGCCGGCGCGCGCGATGCAGCGGCGAGGGACGCCACAGGCGGTAGATCTCGCGGACCTTCTCGGGGATCTCGATCCACCGCTCGGTGGAGAGCTCCTGCTCGATCAGCCCGGCGGGGAACAGCGCGGCCAGATCCTCGGCCTGCAGCGGCTGCTGCGTGCCCGGATGCAGGTGCGGCGGCGGCGGCGTGGGGAGGTCAGCCGTGATGTTGTACCAGTGCGTGGGGATCTCGTCCTCGTCGAGGAAGACCTTCGTCAGTTCGGCCATGGCTGAACTGTAGGGCGTCGGGCGCACCGCGCGCGCGACGCCCATAACCGCCGCCCGGACGCGTCCGGACGGCGGCGCGGCTCAGGCCTGCTGGCGGGCCAGCCAGGCCTCGACGTCGTCGGCCTCGCGCGGCAGCGCGTCGGACAGGAGGCGGGCCTCGCCGTCGGTGATGACGATGTCGTCCTCGATGCGGACGCCGATGCCGCGCAGTTCCTCGGGCACGAGCAGGTCGGTCGACTTGAAGTAGATGCCCGGCTCGACCGTGATCACCATGCCCTCGCGCAGCTTGCCGTCGCGGTAGAACTCGCGCCGGGCCTGGGCGCAGTCGTGGACGTCGAGCCCCAGGTGGTGCGAGGTTCCGTGCACCATCCAGCGCCGGTGCTGTCCGCCGTTGACCGGGTCGAGGGACTCCTCGACCGGGACGGGCAGGATGCCCCACGCGTGCAGGTGCTCGGCGACCACGCGGATCGCGGCGTCGTGGACGTCGGAGAAGGACGCCCCCGCCCGCGCGGCGGCGATCCCGGCGTTCTGGGCGGCGAGCACGGCGTCGTAGACCTTGCGCTGCGCGGGGGTGAAGGTGCCGCTGATCGGCAGCGTCCGGGTGACGTCGGCGGTGTAGAGGGTGTCGACCTCGACGCCCATGTCGCACAGGATGAGGTCACCCTCGTGCAGGTCGCCGTCGTTGCGGATCCAGTGCAGCGTGTTGGCGTGGTCGCCGGACGCGCAGATGCTGCCGTAGCCCACCCCGTTGCCCAGGTGGCGGGCGTGCAGCTCGAAGACGCCCTCGCACCAGCGCTCGCCGCGTCCGTTGCGCACCGCGGTGGGCAGGTCGGCGGCGACGGCCTCGAAGCCGACGGTGGTGGCGTCGCAGGCCGCCTGCAACTGCTCGAGCTCGAAGTCGTCCTTGATGAGGCGCAGCTCGGACAGCATGACGGCGAGTTCGTCGTCCGAGGAGGGGTCGGCGCCCCCGTTGCGGCGGCGCAGGTCGTCGACCAGCGTGGTCAGGGACGCGTCCACGTCGCGGACCATCCGGGTCGGGATCCTCCCGAACTTCTGCGACAGCGCGTTCGGGAGCTCGTGCAGCGACCGGGTCTGCAGGCCGGTCATGGCCGCCATCTCCTCCAGCGACTCGCGCTGCCCGACCCACATCTCGCCGTAGCGGGCGTCGGCGTAGAACTCCGCGTCGGTACGCGGGGCGCGGGGCTTGAAGTACAGGGTCGCCTCGTGGCTGGAGCACTCCGGCTTCCCGTCCTCGTTCTCGACGAAGGTGGGCTCCAGGACGAGCACGGCGTCCGGCTCGCGGTCGGCGCCCAGCCCCGTCAGGTGGGCGAAGGCGGAGTGCGGGCGGAAGTTGTAGTCGGTGTCGTTGCTGCGCACGACCAGGTTCCCGGCGGGGACGACGATCCGCTCCCCGGGGAAGGCGGCGCTGACCGCGTCGCGGCGGGCGGGGGCGAACTCGGAGGCCGGCAGCGCCGCGGGCATCTCCTCGGAGTAGGGGGCCCACTTCGTGGGGATGAAGGCCACGAACGCGTCCGAGAACGGAGTCTGGCGGTTGGGTAGCTGTGGCGCCTTCTGCGACATGGAAATGTGTCCCCCTCGATCGTTGTGCCCGGTGTGCTGTCACTCTACCCCGGGGGCGCCCGCCGAGAGCCGTTGTGGGACGCGCGTGGAAGCCCCCGCAACCCGCCGTTCGCTAGGAGTTCCAGTGCAGGACGGCCCAGGATTCCTTCTCGCGTCCCAGCACCGAGACCGATGCCGTCGCCAGCGGGAAGCTCTGCCCGAAGATGAGGGGGAAGTCGAGCCAGCACAGCGCCAGGACGCGCGACGCGTGGCCGTGCCCGAAGCAGATCGCATTCTCGACGCCGGACTCCCGGACGCGCTGCACCACGCGGGTGAGGCGGGCGCGCACCTCGTCCGCGGACTCGCCGCCGGCCGGGCCGTTGAACCACAGCCGCCAGCCCGGGTGGTGCTCGGCGCGGATCTGCTGCGACGTGAGGCCCTCGTAGTCGCCGTAGTTCCACTCGGCCAGATCGTCGGTGACCTCGTAGTCGGTGAAGCCGGCCAGCTCGGCCGTGCGGCGGGCCCGCTCGCGGGGGCTGGTGAGGACGAGGCCGAAGTCCGCCGGGTCGAGGCGTTCGCGCAGCGACAGCGCCTGCTCCACCCCGTTCGGCGTGAGGTCGAGGTCGGTGTAGGAAGTGTGCTGACCCGACTTGCTCCAGGCGGTTTCGCCGTGCCGGACCAGATACAGGTTCGTCATGGCGCCATCCTTGCAGGACGGTGGGGCGGGGGCGACCGCGACCGGCCGGAACGCCCGGGTCGCTGCGGTATCGTGCGAGCGGGCCAAGCACGCAGGAGGAGACCCATGAAGGCAGACCCGGGAGCGCAGGGCAGGTTGCTCGATCTTCAGGCCACCGACACCGCGATGGCCCAGCTGGACCACCGCCGGGCCACCCTCCCCGAGACCGCGACGGCGCGGTCGCTGCAGGCCGACCGCGCCCGAGCGGCCGAGCGGGTCATCGCCGCCGACACCGTGCTCTCCGACGCCGACCTGGAGCTGAAGAAGGCCGAGCAGGACCTGGTCCCGGTGCGCGAGCGCCTGGCCCGCAACGAGACCCGCGTCGCCGACGGCAGCGTCGGCGACCCCAAGGCGCTGCAGGGGCTGCTGGAGGAGATCCAGCACCTCAAGCGCCGCATCGACGAGCTGGAGGACTCCCAGCTCGAGGCCATGGAGCGCCTCGACGAGGCCCGCGCCGTCGCCGACCGGGCCCAGGAGGGCAAGAAGGGCGTCGAGGACGAGTTGCGCGGCGTCCTGGCCGTGCGGGAGACCCGGCTGGGCGAGATCGCCGCCGAGCGGGACGTCCTCGAGCGCGAGCGGCACGTGATCGCCGCCGCCGTCCCCGCCGACCTGCTGGCCCTCTACACCCGGATCGCGGACAAGTCCGGCGGGGTGGGCGCGGCCAAGCTGCAGCACGGACGCTGCGGCGGCTGCCAGCTCGAGGCCAACAACGCCGACATGAACGCCTACCGCGCGGCGGCGCCCGACGAGGTGCTGCGGTGCGAGGAGTGCGGCCGCATCCTGATCCGGACGGCGGACTCGGGGCTGTGAGCCCGATGGCCGCCTACTTGCGGAGCAAGGACGCTCCCGAACCGATCCGCCCCGGGCTCGCGCGGCTGCGTGGCGAGCTGGACGTGCCCGTCGACTTCCCGGCCGACGTCCTCGCCGAGGCGCAGGCCGCCGCCGACGGCGTCCGGCCGCCCGAGCGGGACGCCACCGACATCCCCCTGGTGACCATCGACCCGCCCGGCTCCACCGACCTGGACCAGGCGCTGTTCATCGAGCGCTCCGGGGACGGCTACCGCGTCGTCTACGCCATCGCCGACCTGGAACGCTTCGTCGCGCCCGGCGGCGCGATCGACGCCGAGGCGCACGCCCGCGGCGTCACGCTGTACGCCCCCGACGGCCGCACCCCGCTGCACCCGCCGGTGCTCAGCGAGGGGGCGGCGTCCCTGCTGCCCGACCAGGAGCGCCCGGCGTTGCTGTGGGAGCACACCCTGGACGCCTCGGGCGCCACGGTCGCCTCCACGGTCGCGCCGGCCCGGGTCCGCAGCCGCGCGCAACTCACCTACGAGCAGGTGCAGGCGGCCCTGGACGGCGGCACCGCCGACGACTCGCTGCAGTTGCTGCGCGAGGTCGGCCGCAAGCGCGAGGAACTCGAGCGCGCCCGCGGCGGGGTCAGCCTGCAGATCCCGAGCAGGAGGTCGAGGTCGTCGACGGGCAGTGGACGCTCGAGTTCCGCACCACGCTGCCCGTGGAGGGCTGGAACGCCCAGATCTCGCTGATGACCGGTATGGCCGCCGCGGACATGATGCTCGCCGGCGGCGTCGGCGTCCTGCGGACCCTGCCGCCGTCGCGGCAGGCGGACGTGGACCGGCTGCGCCGCGTCGCGAAGGCGCTGCGGATCCGCTGGCCGGGCTCGGTGACCTACCCGGAGTTCGTCCGGGCGCTCGACCCGGCGCAGCCGCGCGACCTGGCGATGCTGAACGCGTGCACCACGCTGTTCCGGGGCGCCGGCTACGTGGCGTTCGACGGCGAGGCCCCGAGCAGCCGCTGCACGGCGCCATGAACGCCCCGTACGCGCACTGCACCGCGCCGCTGCGCCGCCTCGTGGACCGCTACGCCAACGCGGTGTGCGTCGCGCTGTCGGCCGGCACCGAAGTGCCGCAGTGGGCCCGCGACGGCCTCGCCGACCTGCCGAGCGCGATGGGCAAGGCCACCCAACGGGCCAACGCCTACGAGCGCGGCATCCTGGGGCTGGTCGAGGCGCTGGTGTTGCAGCCCCGGCTCGGGGACACGTTCGTGGGCACCGTGGTCGACCTCAACGAGAAGACCCACCGCGCCGAACTCCAGCTCGAGGACCCGGCGGTGTCCGCGCCGATGGCGGGCGAGGGGGCCGACCTGGGCGAGGAGGCGTCGGCGCGGCTGGTCGAGGCGGACGTCGAGAACGGCACGGTGCTGTTCGAACGCGTCTCGGGGTAGACTCCCTCCTCGGACGAGTCGGCCGGGTGATCGCGGCGCGCGAGCGTCGAGGAAAGTCCGGACTCCACAGAGCAGGGTGGTGGGTAACACCCACCCGGGGTGACCCGCGGGAAAGTGCCACAGAGAACAGACCGCCCCTCCGCGAGGAGGGGTCAGGGTGAAACGGTGGTGTAAGAGACCACCAGCACCCCCGGTGACGGGGGTGGCTCGGCAAACCCCACCCGGAGCAAGACCAAGAAGGGCCACGGCCCGCGGACGCCGTTCGAGCGCTGCTCGCGCGAGGCGTCCGGGTAGGTCGCACGGCATCGCCGGGTTCTCCCGGTGGACCGGAGGCCGCCGGCGACGGCGGTCACAGATGGATGATCACCGCCCCCACGGGGGCACAGAATCCGGCTTACAGGCCGACTCGTCCCACCCATCCGCGCCTGGCAAGGCTCGGTGGTGCCCGGCCGCGACGCCCGGCTAGGTTGGTGACGGCCCGAAAACCGACCCCCGAAAGAGGACCATGACCGACCAGCCCGTGCGCAACCCCGAGGTCTCGATCCCGCTCGACAGCAACCACCCCAAGGTGCCGCAGCTCATCGACAGCGTGATCATCCTCGCCATCGAGGCGCAGAACGCGTTCATCGACAAGTACGCCGACTACGGCCAGTGGGCCGTCGACCTGTCGATCCCGACATTCACCTACACCGGGCCCGACCGGGAGGCCGTATTCACGCCCTACTTCATCGGGTCCACGTCGGGGCAGTCCGACACCTGGATGTGGGGCTGGAACAACATCAACAACTTCCCCGAGGGCGTCGTCGAGATCGCCGAGGAGGTCTACAACTTCGGCGCGCACTTCTCCGAGCCGCTGCTCACCGAGGCCACCCAGCCGCTGGCCGAGGACGCGCGCCGCGAGGCGGGGCTGCCCGAGGCCGACCACGGGTTCGGCATCGAGCGCACGTTCATGCACGTCGCGCAGGCGCTGTCCGGGATCGCCGCGCCGGTCTGGTACCGCGGGCCCTCAGGGCCCAACTCGTACGCGTGGTTCCTGCTGAGCAACCCGGCCGAGTTCAGCCTGCCGGAGGCGTCGGTGCTCACGACGGTCTCGGCGCTGACCGAGGCGCTGCAGAGCGGCTACGTGAGCGACGCCGGCATGGCGCTGGAGGGGTACGCGTCCAAGCGTGAGGGCGTCACCCTCGACATCGACGACACCCAGGCGGTCCTGCACACCCCCGGCGGAGACGTGAACGTGGACCTGGACGATCAGGGGCGGATCGCCCGCATCCACGGCACCGCCGGCCCCGCAGGAGCCGGGCCCGCCGAAGCGCCCGCGGACGAACAGCCCGGGACGCCCCCGGCGCCGGAGAAGCCCAAGGGCTTCCTCGCCAAGCTGTTCGGGCGCTGACGCCGGCGCTCAGAGCGCCTCGGCCGGCCGCAGGCCGAGGCGCTGGAACGCCAGGAAGCACCCGCCGGCGGCCGCCGCGCAGATGGCGCCCGACAGGGCGAGCGCGGTCGGCGCCCCGTAGGTGTCGGTGACCCAGCCGGTGATGAGCGAGCCCAGCGGCGTGGTGCCCATCATGACGACGAAGTAGAGGCTCATCACGCGCCCGCGCACCGTGGGCTCGGACTCCAGTTGGACCGACGCGTTCGCCATCGCGTTGAACGAGACGCCGGCCAGGCCGGTGAGCACCAGCCCCACCATGAACAGGGGCAGCCAGCCGATCAGGCTCAGCACGAAGAGGGCGGCGCCGAAGGCGGCCGCGGTGACCGACAGCCGCCGCGGCGTCACGGTCTCGCGGCGGGCCGCCATCATGGCGCCGAACACCGAGCCGATCGCCATCATGGAGTTGAGGACGCCGTACAGCGCCGACCCGCCGTCGAAGACCTTGCCGGAGTAGGCGGTCAGGATGATCGGGAAGTTGAACCCGAACGTGCCGATGAAGAACACCAGCACGATGGTGATGATGATGCGCGGGTGGCCGGCCACGTACGCCAGGCCCTCCCTGAACGCCCCGACGCCGCGCCCCGTGCGGGGGCCTCCTCGAACTCGGAGGAGTCGAGGGTGGCCAGCGCGTAGATCATCGGCAGGTAGCTGAGCGTGTTGATCACGAACGCCCAGGCGACGCCCGCGGCCGCGATCAGGAGGCCGGCGAGCGCCGGCCCGGTCAGCCGGGCCAGGTTGAAGTTCCCGGAGTTCAGCGCCACGGCGTTGGACAGCAGGCGCGGCGGCACGATGACCCCCACGAAGCTCTGGCGCGACGGGTTGTCCAGCGTCGTGACGATGCCGAACAGCAGGGCGATCAGGTAGACCCACTCGACGGTGACGATGCCGGTGAACGTGATGGCGGCCAGCGCGGCCGACAGGATCATCATGGCCGTCTGCGTCATCATCAACAGTCGGCGCTGGGGTAGCGGTCGGCCAGCACGCCGCCGTAGAGCCCCAGCACCAGCATGGGGCCGAACTGCAACGCCATGGTGATGCCGACGGCGAGGCCGGAGCCGCCGGTCAGCTCGAACACCAGCCAGTCCTGGGCGATGCGCTGCATCCAGGTGCCGTTGTTCGAGATCATCGCGCCGAAGAAGTAGCGCCGGTAGTTGTGGACGGACAGGGACGCGAAGACCGGGAGCCGGTCGTCGCGCGGTTCCTTGGAGCGGAGTTTCATCAGAGGTTCCCCAGGTGCTGCAGGGCCGGGATGGCGCGGAGGAGGGCTTCCTCCTCCTCGGGCGACAGCGTGGCGATGCGGTTGGCGAGCCAGACCGAGCGTTGCCGGACGGTGTCCGCGACGTAGTCGTCACCGGCTTGGTGGAGGTGGACGATCGTGGATCGGCGATCGTTCGGGTTGGGTTTCTTGGAGACCATGCCCAGGTCGGCGAGCCGGTCGATGATGCGCGTCATCGTGGGGGGCCGGACGTGCTCCGCGGCGGCGAGCGCCTGCAGCGTCATGGGACCCTCGCGGCGCAGTCGGCCGAGGACGGCGATGCCGGTCGCGGAGAGGGGCGAGGTGCCGGAACCTTCGTTGCGCAGGCGGCGCGACAGCCGCGAGACGGCCGTGCGGAGGGCGTCCACCTGTTCTGGTTCCATGTGACCCCAGAATAGGTCGTTAGTTAGCCTAAGTAAATAGTTGTTGCGGCAACCACAACACCTCTCGGCGGCGGAAGCGGCGCCGAGGGGGTGGGTCAGGCGAAGTCGGCGGGCGGCGTGGTGAGGATCTCCGCGCCGGTCTCGGTGACGACGATGGTGTGCTCCCACTGGGCGCACCGCGACCCGTCGTTGGTGGCGACGGTCCAGTCGTCGTCCCAGACGTGGCTGCTCGGGTCGCCCAGGGTGAGCATCGGCTCGATGGTGAAGGTCATCCCGGGCTCCATGACGTCGCGGTAGACGTCGTTGTCGTAGTGCAGGATCACCAGGCCCGAGTGGAACGAGCTGTGGACGCCGTGGCCGGTGTACTCCTTCACCACCCCGTAGCCGAAGCGCCTGGCGTAGGCCTCGATCACGCGGCCGATCACGTTGGTCTCGCGCCCGGGCTTCACCGCGCGGATGCCGCGCAGCATGGCCTCCTTGGTGCGCTCCATCAGCAGGCGCGAGTCCTCGTCGAGGTCTCCGACCCGAAGGTGGCGCAGTTGTCGCCGTGCACGCCGTTCTTGAAGGCGGTGACGTCGATCTTGACCAGGTCGCCCTCCTCCAGAGGGCGCGCGTCCGGGATGCCGTGGCAGATGATGTCGTTCACCGAGGTGCAGATCGACTTGGGGAAGTGCCGGTAGCCCAGCGCGCTGGGGTAGGCGCCGTGGTCGAGCATGTACTCGTGCGCCACGGCGTCCAGGCGGTCGGTGGTGACGCCCGGCGCGATCGCGCGCGCGGCCTCGTACATCGCGTCCGAGGCGATCCGGCTCGACTCGCGCATGAGCTCGATCGTCTCGGCGGTCTGCACGTCGGGGCCGGTGTA
Above is a window of Propioniciclava coleopterorum DNA encoding:
- a CDS encoding zinc ribbon domain-containing protein; protein product: MKADPGAQGRLLDLQATDTAMAQLDHRRATLPETATARSLQADRARAAERVIAADTVLSDADLELKKAEQDLVPVRERLARNETRVADGSVGDPKALQGLLEEIQHLKRRIDELEDSQLEAMERLDEARAVADRAQEGKKGVEDELRGVLAVRETRLGEIAAERDVLERERHVIAAAVPADLLALYTRIADKSGGVGAAKLQHGRCGGCQLEANNADMNAYRAAAPDEVLRCEECGRILIRTADSGL
- a CDS encoding aminopeptidase P family protein, producing the protein MSQKAPQLPNRQTPFSDAFVAFIPTKWAPYSEEMPAALPASEFAPARRDAVSAAFPGERIVVPAGNLVVRSNDTDYNFRPHSAFAHLTGLGADREPDAVLVLEPTFVENEDGKPECSSHEATLYFKPRAPRTDAEFYADARYGEMWVGQRESLEEMAAMTGLQTRSLHELPNALSQKFGRIPTRMVRDVDASLTTLVDDLRRRNGGADPSSDDELAVMLSELRLIKDDFELEQLQAACDATTVGFEAVAADLPTAVRNGRGERWCEGVFELHARHLGNGVGYGSICASGDHANTLHWIRNDGDLHEGDLILCDMGVEVDTLYTADVTRTLPISGTFTPAQRKVYDAVLAAQNAGIAAARAGASFSDVHDAAIRVVAEHLHAWGILPVPVEESLDPVNGGQHRRWMVHGTSHHLGLDVHDCAQARREFYRDGKLREGMVITVEPGIYFKSTDLLVPEELRGIGVRIEDDIVITDGEARLLSDALPREADDVEAWLARQQA
- a CDS encoding MarR family winged helix-turn-helix transcriptional regulator, with the protein product MEPEQVDALRTAVSRLSRRLRNEGSGTSPLSATGIAVLGRLRREGPMTLQALAAAEHVRPPTMTRIIDRLADLGMVSKKPNPNDRRSTIVHLHQAGDDYVADTVRQRSVWLANRIATLSPEEEEALLRAIPALQHLGNL
- a CDS encoding MFS transporter, giving the protein MAGHPRIIITIVLVFFIGTFGFNFPIILTAYSGKVFDGGSALYGVLNSMMAIGSVFGAMMAARRETVTPRRLSVTAAAFGAALFVLSLIGWLPLFMVGLVLTGLAGVSFNAMANASVQLESEPTVRGRVMSLYFVVMMGTTPLGSLITGWVTDTYGAPTALALSGAICAAAAGGCFLAFQRLGLRPAEAL
- a CDS encoding DUF6882 domain-containing protein, producing MTDQPVRNPEVSIPLDSNHPKVPQLIDSVIILAIEAQNAFIDKYADYGQWAVDLSIPTFTYTGPDREAVFTPYFIGSTSGQSDTWMWGWNNINNFPEGVVEIAEEVYNFGAHFSEPLLTEATQPLAEDARREAGLPEADHGFGIERTFMHVAQALSGIAAPVWYRGPSGPNSYAWFLLSNPAEFSLPEASVLTTVSALTEALQSGYVSDAGMALEGYASKREGVTLDIDDTQAVLHTPGGDVNVDLDDQGRIARIHGTAGPAGAGPAEAPADEQPGTPPAPEKPKGFLAKLFGR
- a CDS encoding MFS transporter, producing MTQTAMMILSAALAAITFTGIVTVEWVYLIALLFGIVTTLDNPSRQSFVGVIVPPRLLSNAVALNSGNFNLARLTGPALAGLLIAAAGVAWAFVINTLSYLPMIYALATLDSSEFEEAPARGAASGRSGRAWRTWPATRASSSPSCWCSSSARSGSTSRSS
- a CDS encoding MFS transporter — translated: MKLRSKEPRDDRLPVFASLSVHNYRRYFFGAMISNNGTWMQRIAQDWLVFELTGGSGLAVGITMALQFGPMLVLGLYGGVLADRYPSADC
- a CDS encoding TrpB-like pyridoxal phosphate-dependent enzyme, which produces MAELTKVFLDEDEIPTHWYNITADLPTPPPPHLHPGTQQPLQAEDLAALFPAGLIEQELSTERWIEIPEKVREIYRLWRPSPLHRARRLEQALGTTARIYYKYEGESPVGSHKTNSAVPQAFYNREAGRMRLTTETGAGQWGSALAFATQIFGQSCEVWQVRSTFDSKPYRRILMETYGASVTASPSDATQAGRALRERFPDTPGSLGMAISEAIEVAASDPGASYALGSVLNHVTLHQSVIGQEAIKQLAKFGEEAPDFLFACAGGGSNLAGISFPFLRENIEGRMNVDVVACEPAAAPSLTEGEYRYDFGDSSQMTPLLKMYTLGADFVPDPVHAGGLRYHGMAPLVSHAYHEGLLRAIAVKQREAFAAGVEFARAEGIVPASESNHAIAGALRQARQAAEDGTSPVILIGVSGSGQLDLPAYAEYLSGNMLDA
- a CDS encoding RNB domain-containing ribonuclease, with translation MAAYLRSKDAPEPIRPGLARLRGELDVPVDFPADVLAEAQAAADGVRPPERDATDIPLVTIDPPGSTDLDQALFIERSGDGYRVVYAIADLERFVAPGGAIDAEAHARGVTLYAPDGRTPLHPPVLSEGAASLLPDQERPALLWEHTLDASGATVASTVAPARVRSRAQLTYEQVQAALDGGTADDSLQLLREVGRKREELERARGGVSLQIPSRRSRSSTGSGRSSSAPRCPWRAGTPRSR
- a CDS encoding histidine phosphatase family protein, translating into MTNLYLVRHGETAWSKSGQHTSYTDLDLTPNGVEQALSLRERLDPADFGLVLTSPRERARRTAELAGFTDYEVTDDLAEWNYGDYEGLTSQQIRAEHHPGWRLWFNGPAGGESADEVRARLTRVVQRVRESGVENAICFGHGHASRVLALCWLDFPLIFGQSFPLATASVSVLGREKESWAVLHWNS